A DNA window from Synergistaceae bacterium contains the following coding sequences:
- a CDS encoding aldo/keto reductase, with amino-acid sequence MQHNKLTSDYSNGAQAIDSSLQRLGLNYVDLMILHHSQPANEVEAYKSMEEALSAGKLRAVGLSNYYTPEDFDRLASSVTIPPAVLQNETHPYHQSGTMKSHISQYGTILESWYPLGGRGHTQELFADPVISSIAEAHGKTSAQVILRWHLQAGNIAIPGSSNEQHIIEDFSIWDFSLTADEMNQIAGLNQDRRNSTY; translated from the coding sequence ATACAACATAATAAATTAACTTCTGATTACTCGAACGGAGCGCAGGCAATCGACTCATCACTGCAAAGGCTTGGGCTTAATTACGTTGACTTGATGATACTGCACCATTCACAGCCGGCTAATGAGGTCGAGGCGTATAAATCGATGGAGGAAGCATTGAGCGCGGGAAAACTCCGGGCTGTCGGTCTGTCAAACTATTACACGCCGGAAGATTTTGACCGTCTCGCAAGTTCCGTAACGATTCCCCCGGCAGTCTTGCAGAATGAGACTCACCCGTACCATCAAAGCGGAACAATGAAGTCTCACATATCGCAGTACGGGACAATATTGGAGTCGTGGTATCCTCTCGGCGGTCGCGGACATACTCAGGAGCTTTTCGCAGACCCGGTAATCTCATCGATCGCAGAAGCTCACGGAAAAACATCGGCGCAAGTCATCCTGCGCTGGCATCTTCAGGCCGGGAACATAGCAATCCCCGGAAGCAGCAACGAGCAGCACATAATCGAGGACTTCAGCATTTGGGATTTCAGTTTGACAGCTGACGAAATGAATCAGATAGCCGGACTTAATCAGGATAGAAGGAACTCAACATATTAG
- a CDS encoding aldo/keto reductase — MKEIITAALIIMAFTACAFAEEVKYIDAPKFAGEIYLYGQPSKEDVDFEQWYEIPGRGQFVRNVKVPTLIPYLPSPENSNGAAIIIAPGGAFLHHTFGSGGYEAAEWFKSQGFATFILKYRVEITPREESEYQAYVAKMMEGYRAGGRSGNYAPATPDYAYEDINAAVKLIRERANEFHVRPDKIGIVGFSAGALMAVYNAECAPSESKADFIASIYGQLVLREMSGKLPPMFAAMSSDDELSGQSGFEVIQAWQKRGIVELHLYGQGGHNFGMGHKPFTNYLWPEEFLAWLRMLKIINEPASSAKIRLNNGLDIPQFGIGTFRSDVQQAHDAVVTALRAGYRHIDTAHAYQNERGVGSGVKDSGIPRGEIWITSKLWPTDYNSGNVEEAISKMLQRLGTDYIDLVYLHQPVGDYMAGYRGLEAAVKAGKVRAIGLSNFDLNEKLFDDVLAKAEIKPAIVQIELHPYAQRKAFRKKCAEHNIAVEGWYPLGGTHGGNNVLFADPVINEIAGRYGKTPAEIILRWHVQEGFSTIPGSRNENHIRQNITVLDFELSEDDMNKIRALDGEKRFYTGDFESSQRFLDWTPED; from the coding sequence ATGAAAGAAATCATAACGGCAGCACTAATCATCATGGCATTCACGGCGTGCGCGTTTGCAGAGGAAGTGAAGTATATTGACGCTCCGAAATTCGCGGGAGAAATATATCTTTACGGCCAGCCCTCAAAGGAAGATGTAGATTTTGAGCAGTGGTACGAGATTCCCGGGCGGGGTCAGTTCGTTCGGAATGTGAAAGTCCCGACTCTGATTCCGTATCTCCCTTCCCCCGAAAACTCTAACGGTGCTGCAATCATCATCGCGCCGGGCGGAGCGTTCCTCCATCACACTTTCGGGAGCGGAGGCTATGAGGCTGCGGAGTGGTTCAAGTCTCAGGGGTTCGCGACATTCATACTCAAGTACAGAGTCGAGATTACACCGAGAGAGGAGTCAGAGTATCAAGCGTACGTAGCGAAAATGATGGAGGGCTACAGGGCTGGAGGCAGAAGCGGAAATTACGCCCCTGCGACTCCTGATTACGCATACGAGGACATTAACGCGGCTGTGAAATTGATTCGTGAACGCGCTAATGAGTTTCACGTGAGGCCGGACAAAATCGGGATCGTAGGATTCTCGGCGGGGGCGTTGATGGCGGTCTACAATGCAGAGTGCGCGCCGTCAGAGTCAAAAGCTGACTTTATCGCGTCAATTTACGGTCAGTTAGTCCTGCGTGAGATGAGCGGGAAACTTCCGCCGATGTTCGCGGCCATGTCATCAGATGACGAATTATCCGGGCAGAGCGGATTCGAGGTCATACAGGCGTGGCAGAAGCGCGGAATCGTTGAGCTGCATTTGTACGGTCAGGGCGGTCATAATTTCGGCATGGGTCATAAGCCGTTCACTAATTATCTTTGGCCTGAAGAGTTTTTAGCGTGGCTCCGAATGCTGAAGATCATTAATGAGCCGGCATCATCCGCAAAAATCAGACTCAACAACGGACTCGACATTCCGCAATTCGGGATAGGCACGTTCCGTTCAGACGTTCAGCAGGCACATGACGCAGTTGTTACGGCGTTGCGGGCGGGTTATCGTCATATTGACACGGCGCACGCGTACCAGAACGAGCGCGGAGTCGGTTCGGGCGTGAAAGACTCAGGAATCCCCCGCGGCGAAATATGGATTACGAGTAAATTATGGCCGACGGATTACAATTCGGGCAACGTGGAAGAGGCCATCAGCAAAATGCTGCAGCGACTCGGAACGGATTATATTGACCTCGTATATTTGCATCAGCCTGTAGGTGATTACATGGCCGGGTATCGCGGTCTTGAAGCAGCAGTGAAGGCGGGAAAAGTCCGGGCTATAGGGCTGTCGAATTTTGACCTCAACGAGAAATTATTTGATGACGTTCTCGCAAAGGCCGAAATTAAGCCGGCGATTGTTCAGATTGAATTGCACCCCTACGCGCAGAGAAAAGCATTCCGCAAGAAGTGCGCCGAACATAATATAGCGGTTGAAGGCTGGTATCCTCTCGGCGGGACTCACGGCGGGAATAACGTCCTTTTCGCTGACCCTGTGATTAATGAGATTGCCGGGCGTTACGGGAAGACTCCTGCTGAAATAATTTTGCGCTGGCACGTTCAGGAAGGCTTCAGCACGATTCCCGGATCACGAAACGAGAATCACATACGGCAGAATATCACGGTTCTTGATTTCGAGCTGTCAGAAGATGACATGAACAAGATTCGCGCTCTTGACGGTGAGAAGAGATTCTACACTGGCGATTTTGAGTCGTCGCAGAGATTCTTAGACTGGACTCCTGAAGACTAA
- a CDS encoding aldo/keto reductase has product MKYVKLGNSGVDVSRICLGMMSFGKPGTENGVFPWAMEFEDAKPIFRKAIESGINFFDTANVYQLGSSETITGKLIREFGLSRDEIVVATKVNFEMRAGRLNGGGSSRKNIMAEIDHSLERLGLDYVDLYQIHRLDPFTPMEEILEALHDIVKSGKARYIGACTMDAWQFERMQNLAERHGWTKFITMQNQYNLIYREEEHEMMPLCLDRKVGVNPWSPLAGGRCAHPWGTVTARTKIDAVSPAVWTEKTAEQDKAVVDNLERVAREHGRTMAQESLAWMLSKPFICSPVVGTTSVKHVEEAVSAVDIEITPEEVAALEAPYTAHTKQHAF; this is encoded by the coding sequence ATGAAGTATGTGAAACTCGGCAATTCAGGCGTAGATGTGTCGCGTATATGTCTCGGCATGATGAGCTTCGGCAAGCCCGGAACAGAGAACGGCGTTTTTCCGTGGGCAATGGAATTTGAAGACGCAAAGCCAATTTTCCGCAAAGCAATCGAGTCGGGGATAAACTTTTTTGACACAGCAAATGTATACCAGCTCGGAAGCAGTGAGACAATCACCGGGAAATTGATTCGCGAGTTCGGACTCAGCCGTGATGAAATTGTTGTTGCGACAAAAGTAAACTTTGAGATGAGAGCAGGAAGACTTAACGGCGGCGGATCTTCACGCAAAAATATCATGGCCGAGATAGATCACAGCCTCGAAAGACTCGGACTCGATTACGTAGACCTGTACCAGATTCACAGGCTTGACCCTTTCACGCCGATGGAGGAAATATTAGAGGCACTCCACGATATCGTCAAAAGCGGGAAGGCTCGCTACATCGGAGCCTGCACTATGGACGCATGGCAGTTTGAGAGAATGCAGAACCTTGCGGAGCGTCATGGCTGGACGAAATTTATCACTATGCAGAATCAGTACAACCTGATTTACCGCGAGGAGGAACACGAAATGATGCCTTTGTGCCTCGACAGGAAAGTAGGCGTAAACCCTTGGAGTCCTCTTGCGGGCGGTCGCTGCGCTCATCCCTGGGGGACGGTTACAGCACGCACGAAAATTGACGCGGTTTCCCCGGCAGTTTGGACGGAGAAGACAGCAGAGCAGGACAAAGCAGTAGTCGACAACCTCGAACGTGTAGCGCGTGAACATGGCCGGACTATGGCGCAGGAGTCTTTAGCGTGGATGTTGAGCAAGCCTTTCATATGCTCGCCCGTCGTGGGTACTACAAGCGTTAAGCACGTTGAAGAGGCTGTGTCAGCAGTTGACATTGAGATTACGCCGGAAGAAGTCGCCGCCCTCGAAGCACCGTACACAGCTCACACGAAACAGCACGCATTTTAG
- a CDS encoding septum formation initiator family protein, which produces MPSLKQIIFFALGLLGLAITWSYYRFELDRIAEIRTQIAKSEAVLKEKRESVRDYKEKVEFYKTQEGIEHLAREQYNLIGDGERVILLKSPDHEIEY; this is translated from the coding sequence ATGCCATCCCTCAAGCAGATAATATTTTTCGCGCTGGGACTCTTGGGACTGGCTATAACATGGAGCTATTACAGGTTCGAGCTTGACAGGATAGCCGAAATCCGAACGCAGATAGCAAAAAGCGAGGCTGTATTGAAGGAAAAGCGCGAGTCAGTCCGGGACTACAAAGAGAAAGTGGAGTTCTACAAGACGCAGGAAGGCATAGAACATCTTGCGCGTGAGCAGTATAACTTAATCGGAGACGGCGAAAGAGTCATACTGCTGAAGAGTCCTGACCATGAAATAGAATATTAA
- a CDS encoding arginine--tRNA ligase: MTGENTAAAKLNEALNDAVRSLGVNDVPAEFERPKHEGQGDRAANIAMRLAKTLKANPREIAQRIAEALKSDVIERTEIAGPGFLNVFLSGKFYAQAAADILRQGESYGGVNLGRGRRIQVEFVSANPTGPLHIGHGRGAAVGDSVARILSFTGWNVQREYYVNDSGLQITNLGKSTQARYFELLGKNDVPFPENGYKGAYLYDIAREIINLEGDKFLGVPLDDSLVYFKKYAADKIMAGIRDDLELFRVKFDNFFPEGYLHRNGLVQSAMNELKANGYAYEQDGALWFRTEDTIGDDKDRVLIRANGIPTYYASDIAYHRDKFITRSFERVIDVWGADHHGYIARMKAAIKAMGKNPDDFTVLLIQLVNLLRDGKIVTMSTRAGEFITLREVLDEAGVDAARFFFLMRRSDSQLDFDLDLAKKQGSENPVYYVQYAHARISGILREYAARGGNIDSLSPDNIPPEIFTDKDARELADSLSRWPDAVREASNELAPQVLTGYVLNLAGIFHSFYNTNRIAGENDPDIQAGRINLVRAAKIVIASCLGLLGVNAPERM; this comes from the coding sequence ATGACAGGAGAAAATACAGCGGCGGCAAAACTCAATGAGGCACTAAATGACGCAGTGAGATCTCTCGGCGTTAATGATGTTCCGGCGGAATTTGAGCGTCCCAAACATGAAGGGCAGGGAGACAGGGCAGCAAATATAGCGATGAGGCTGGCCAAAACCCTCAAAGCTAATCCCCGTGAGATAGCGCAGAGAATCGCGGAGGCTCTGAAGTCTGACGTGATAGAAAGGACAGAAATCGCAGGGCCTGGCTTCCTGAATGTCTTTCTCTCCGGGAAATTCTACGCTCAGGCAGCCGCGGACATTCTCAGGCAGGGAGAGTCTTACGGCGGAGTCAATCTCGGCCGGGGCAGGCGCATTCAGGTCGAGTTCGTCAGCGCGAATCCTACAGGGCCTCTTCATATAGGACATGGCCGGGGGGCGGCTGTGGGCGACAGTGTAGCGCGTATTCTTTCGTTTACGGGCTGGAACGTTCAGCGGGAGTATTACGTGAATGACTCAGGACTGCAAATCACGAACTTGGGAAAATCGACACAGGCGCGTTACTTTGAGCTTCTCGGAAAAAATGATGTCCCATTCCCGGAAAACGGCTACAAGGGCGCGTACCTCTACGACATTGCGCGGGAAATCATAAATCTTGAGGGCGATAAATTTCTCGGTGTTCCGTTAGATGACAGCCTCGTATACTTCAAGAAATACGCCGCCGACAAAATCATGGCCGGGATTCGCGATGATCTTGAATTGTTCCGTGTGAAGTTCGATAACTTTTTCCCGGAAGGATATTTGCACCGCAACGGACTCGTACAGTCAGCAATGAATGAGCTTAAAGCTAACGGCTACGCATACGAGCAGGACGGCGCACTATGGTTCAGAACAGAGGACACAATCGGCGACGACAAAGACAGGGTGCTAATCCGTGCGAACGGAATCCCGACATACTACGCCTCCGACATAGCATATCACCGGGATAAATTTATCACGCGGAGCTTTGAGCGCGTCATTGATGTCTGGGGAGCAGATCATCACGGCTACATAGCACGAATGAAGGCGGCAATTAAGGCGATGGGCAAAAATCCTGACGATTTCACCGTGTTATTGATACAGCTTGTGAATTTATTGCGGGACGGGAAAATAGTAACAATGTCGACAAGAGCCGGGGAATTTATCACCTTGCGTGAAGTTCTTGACGAGGCCGGAGTCGACGCGGCAAGATTCTTTTTCCTCATGAGGCGGAGCGACTCACAGCTTGATTTTGATTTGGACTTGGCGAAAAAGCAGGGCAGCGAAAATCCCGTGTATTACGTCCAATATGCCCACGCGAGAATCTCCGGGATTCTGCGCGAATACGCCGCCAGGGGAGGAAATATCGACAGCCTTTCACCCGATAATATTCCGCCTGAAATTTTCACGGACAAAGACGCGAGGGAGCTGGCCGACTCGTTATCCCGTTGGCCTGACGCTGTGCGAGAAGCCTCGAACGAGTTAGCTCCGCAGGTGCTGACGGGGTATGTGCTGAATCTGGCGGGGATATTTCACTCGTTCTACAACACTAACAGGATTGCGGGCGAGAATGACCCTGATATTCAGGCCGGGAGAATTAATCTTGTCCGCGCCGCAAAAATAGTGATAGCGTCATGCCTTGGGCTTCTGGGTGTAAACGCTCCTGAAAGAATGTGA